From the Arthrobacter sp. PM3 genome, one window contains:
- the hrcA gene encoding heat-inducible transcriptional repressor HrcA — translation MSEPRKLEVLRAIVEDYVHSREPVGSKALVERHHLGVSSATIRNDMAALEDEGLITAPHTSAGRIPTDKGYRLFVDRISAVKPLSPAERRAIQALLEGSQDLDDVLDRTVRLLAQLTNQVAVVQYPLLSRARVRHIEFVLLAPRKVLTVLIADTGKVEQRVVDVGQEIADDALAELRTAFLAGLSGTPLSLMPQLLPAVVAGAAPARRGAAHALAHGLEALATSSREERMVMAGTANLARSNVDFPLSIGPVLEALEEQVVMLRLLSEMAEDPRGVTVSIGRENPYDGLAEASVVATAYGPDATAKVGVLGPTRMDYPTTMAAVRAVARYLSRILGP, via the coding sequence TCGGGTCCAAGGCGCTGGTGGAGCGCCACCACCTGGGCGTGTCCAGCGCCACGATCCGCAATGACATGGCGGCGCTGGAAGATGAGGGACTCATCACGGCACCGCACACCAGCGCCGGTCGGATCCCCACGGACAAGGGCTACCGGCTGTTTGTCGACCGGATCTCGGCCGTCAAACCGTTGTCCCCGGCCGAGCGCCGGGCCATTCAGGCGCTGCTGGAAGGATCCCAGGACCTCGATGACGTCCTGGACCGGACCGTGCGGCTGCTGGCCCAGCTGACCAACCAGGTCGCCGTCGTGCAGTATCCGCTGCTGAGCCGCGCCAGGGTCCGGCACATAGAGTTCGTGCTGCTGGCACCCCGGAAAGTGCTGACGGTGCTGATTGCGGACACCGGCAAAGTGGAGCAGCGCGTGGTCGACGTCGGACAGGAGATCGCCGATGACGCGCTGGCCGAGCTGCGCACCGCGTTCCTGGCCGGCCTCTCCGGAACCCCGCTGAGCCTGATGCCGCAACTGCTGCCCGCCGTCGTCGCCGGCGCCGCTCCGGCGCGCCGCGGAGCTGCCCACGCCCTGGCCCATGGCCTGGAGGCACTGGCGACCAGCAGCCGTGAGGAGCGGATGGTCATGGCCGGCACGGCCAACCTGGCCAGATCCAATGTGGACTTCCCGCTCAGCATCGGCCCCGTGCTGGAGGCCCTCGAGGAACAGGTGGTCATGCTCCGCCTGCTCAGCGAGATGGCTGAAGACCCCCGCGGTGTCACGGTCAGCATCGGCCGCGAAAATCCCTACGACGGGCTCGCCGAAGCCTCGGTGGTGGCCACCGCCTACGGGCCGGACGCCACGGCCAAGGTCGGCGTCCTGGGGCCAACCCGGATGGACTATCCCACCACCATGGCAGCCGTCCGAGCGGTGGCCCGCTACCTTTCCAGGATCCTGGGGCCCTGA